From Carya illinoinensis cultivar Pawnee chromosome 5, C.illinoinensisPawnee_v1, whole genome shotgun sequence, one genomic window encodes:
- the LOC122309161 gene encoding anaphase-promoting complex subunit 2 isoform X2, which produces MAATEKEPTSVVCNLGILDTLRDDSIQEIVESYSGFCATTEALLKGAGDLSVGPDFVAHVHSLCKHGLHSLVRDHFLRALEETFEKNGASKFWRHFDAYSNVAILSKNKHPICEGEVRQVLCIALEEIALEKQYQEKCLLMLVHALQSYNDQISEGRHPSNSERDHLFSTYQLLVSSVLMARIPRHFNEILHCYFKGSLEELSTIMAGEIDDENESQEKDDMYLDEKSKISYRTGRMEIDESCPQVRFSENNKLVKNIGKVVRDLRSLGFTSMTEDAYASAIFLLLKAKVHNLAGDDYRSSVLESIKGWIQAVPLQFLRALLAYLGDSVSYESPSSGLKSPLASRPSSCYPGIDTPSEGLVRWQLRLEYFAYETLQDLRIAKLFEIIVDYPDSSPAIEDLKQCLEYTGQHSKLVESFISALRYRLLTAGASTNDILHQYVSSIKALRTIDPAGVFLEAVGEPIRDYLRGRKDTIKCIVTMLTDGSGGNPNVSGNTGDSLLEELNRDEESQENSGVDDDFITDDKQAWIDAARWEPDPVEADPLKGSRNRRKVDILGMIVGIIGSKDQLVNEYRVMLAEKLLNKSDYDIDSEIRTLELLKIHFGESSMQKCEIMLNDLIDSKRTNTNIKATITQPSQTGVELGDNAVSMDLLDATIISSNFWPPIQDETLNVPKPVDKLLADYAKRFNEIKTPRKLLWKKNLGTVKLELQFEDRAVQFTVAPIHAAIIMQFQEQTSWTSQNLAAAIGIPVDVLNRRINFWINKGILAESLGAESSDHVFTLMEGMVETGKNGGDSGSCEELLVGDEEGERSVASAEDQIRKEMTVYEKFIMGMLTNFGSMGLDRIHNTLKMFCVADPPYDKTLQQLQSFLSGLVSEEKLELRDGMYVLKK; this is translated from the exons ATGGCAGCGACAGAGAAGGAACCCACGTCCGTAGTCTGTAATCTAGGGATTCTGGACACTCTCAGAGACGATTCGATCCAAGAGATCGTTGAGAGCTATAGCGGCTTCTGTGCCACCACCGAAGCCCTTCTCAAAGGCGCCGGAGACCTCTCCGTGGGCCCCGACTTCGTCGCTCACGTCCACAGCCTCTGTAAGCATGGCCTCCACTCTCTGGTCCGAGACCACTTTCTTCGGGCACTTGAG GAAACTTTCGAGAAGAATGGAGCATCCAAGTTTTGGCGGCATTTTGATGCTTATAGCAATGTTGCTATTCTGTCAAAAAATAAACACCCT ATATGCGAGGGTGAAGTCCGGCAAGTATTGTGCATAGCTCTGGAAGAGATAGCTTTAGAAAAGCAATACCAGGAGAAGTGCTTGCTGATGCTGGTTCACGCTTTGCAGTCCTACAACGATCAGATATCAGAGGGAAGGCACCCTTCCAATTCCGAGAGAGATCATCTCTTCTCTACATATCAATTACTTGTGTCTTCGGTGCTAATGGCTAGAATTCCTCGGCATTTTAATG AGATACTCCACTGCTATTTTAAGGGAAGCTTGGAGGAGTTAAGTACAATCATGGCAGGAGAAATTGATGATGAAAATGAATCTCAAGAAAAAGACGACATGTATTTAGATGAAAAAAGCAAAATATCTTACCGGACTGGTAGGATGGAGATTGATGAAAGCTGTCCCCAAGTCAGGTTCTCAGAGAACAATAAATTGGTGAAGAACATTGGGAAGGTTGTTCGTGATCTTAGAAGTCTTGGATTTACATCTATGACTGAGGATGCCTATGCTTCTGCTATCTTTCTACTTCTAAAG GCTAAAGTACATAATCTAGCTGGCGATGATTACAGAAGTTCCGTCTTGGAGTCCATTAAAGGGTGGATACAG GCTGTGCCTCTCCAGTTCTTGCGTGCACTGCTTGCTTATCTTGGTGATTCTGTTAGTTATGAAAGTCCTTCATCTGGCCTAAAATCACCTTTGGCTTCACGTCCTTCATCTTGCTATCCTGGAATTGATACTCCTTCTGAAGGACTCGTTAGATGGCAATTGCGGCTTGAATATTTTGCTTATGAGACATTGCAAGATTTAAGAATAGCCAAGCTTTTTGAGATAATTGTGGATTATCCTGACAG CTCTCCTGCTattgaagatttaaaacaaTGTCTtgaatatactggacaacattCTAAGCTTGTTGAATCGTTTATCTCAGCACTAAGATATCGCTTGCTAACTGCTGGTGCCTCAACCAATGATATATTGCATCAATATGTTTCATCCATTAAAGCACTACGGACAATAGACCCAGCAGGTGTTTTTCTCGAAGCAGTTGGTGAACCTATAAGAGATTATTTAAGGGGAAGGAAAGATACCATAAAATGTATTGTGACAATGCTTACTGATGGGAGTGGTGGAAATCCAAATGTATCTGGAAACACTGGGGATAGCCTTCTTGAAGAATTAAATAGAGATGAAGAAAGTCAAGAAAATAGTGGTGTTGATGATGATTTCATCACCGATGACAAGCAAGCATGGATTGATGCTGCACG CTGGGAGCCTGATCCTGTAGAAGCTGACCCGTTGAAAGGTAGTAGGAACCGGAGGAAGGTTGACATACTTGGGATGATTGTTGGCATAATTGGTTCAAAGGACCAACTAGTCAATGAATACCGTGTTATGCTGGCAGAAAAGCTTCTGAACAAATCTGATTATGACATTGACTCAGAGATACGCACTTTAGAACTCCTCAAG ATTCATTTTGGAGAGAGCAGCATGCAGAAATGTGAAATAATGCTCAACGACCTGATAGATTCAAAGAGgacaaacacaaatataaaagcAACTATTACTCAGCCATCTCAAACAG GGGTTGAGCTGGGGGATAATGCAGTGTCCATGGATCTTCTTGATGCTACAATCATATCCTCAAATTTCTGGCCCCCAATCCAG GATGAGACCCTTAATGTTCCCAAGCCTGTTGACAAGCTGCTCGCTGATTATGCAAAGAGGTTTAATGAAATCAAAACCCCTCGTAAGCTTCTTTGGAAGAAAAATCTGGGGACTGTCAAG CTGGAGTTGCAATTCGAAGATAGGGCAGTGCAGTTCACTGTGGCTCCTATACATGCAGCGATTATTATGCAATTTCAAGAGCAAACGAG TTGGACCTCTCAAAATCTGGCAGCTGCTATTGGGATACCTGTAGATGTACTCAATCGAAGGATAAATTTTTGGATAAACAAG GGAATCCTTGCAGAATCACTTGGGGCAGAGTCTAGTGACCATGTATTTACCCTGATGGAAGGGATGGTTGAAACTGGTAAGAATGGTGGAGATAGTGGGAGTTGTGAGGAGCTTCTAGTAGGTGATGAGGAGGGAGAGAGATCTGTGGCCTCTGCTGAGGATCAAATACGCAAGGAAATGACTGTGTATGAG AAATTTATCATGGGGATGCTCACAAATTTTGGAAGCATGGGACTAGATCGCATTCATAATACTCTCAAG ATGTTTTGTGTAGCTGATCCCCCATATGATAAAACATTACAACAGCTTCAGAGCTTCTTATCTGGTCTAGTTTCTGAAGAGAAGTTGGAACTAAGAGATGGAATGTATGTTCTGAAGAAATAA
- the LOC122309161 gene encoding anaphase-promoting complex subunit 2 isoform X6, with protein MAATEKEPTSVVCNLGILDTLRDDSIQEIVESYSGFCATTEALLKGAGDLSVGPDFVAHVHSLCKHGLHSLVRDHFLRALEETFEKNGASKFWRHFDAYSNVAILSKNKHPICEGEVRQVLCIALEEIALEKQYQEKCLLMLVHALQSYNDQISEGRHPSNSERDHLFSTYQLLVSSVLMARIPRHFNEILHCYFKGSLEELSTIMAGEIDDENESQEKDDMYLDEKSKISYRTGRMEIDESCPQVRFSENNKLVKNIGKVVRDLRSLGFTSMTEDAYASAIFLLLKVSMCSISAAKVHNLAGDDYRSSVLESIKGWIQAVPLQFLRALLAYLGDSVSYESPSSGLKSPLASRPSSCYPGIDTPSEGLVRWQLRLEYFAYETLQDLRIAKLFEIIVDYPDSSPAIEDLKQCLEYTGQHSKLVESFISALRYRLLTAGASTNDILHQYVSSIKALRTIDPAGVFLEAVGEPIRDYLRGRKDTIKCIVTMLTDGSGGNPNVSGNTGDSLLEELNRDEESQENSGVDDDFITDDKQAWIDAARWEPDPVEADPLKGSRNRRKVDILGMIVGIIGSKDQLVNEYRVMLAEKLLNKSDYDIDSEIRTLELLKIHFGESSMQKCEIMLNDLIDSKRTNTNIKATITQPSQTGVELGDNAVSMDLLDATIISSNFWPPIQLELQFEDRAVQFTVAPIHAAIIMQFQEQTSWTSQNLAAAIGIPVDVLNRRINFWINKGILAESLGAESSDHVFTLMEGMVETGKNGGDSGSCEELLVGDEEGERSVASAEDQIRKEMTVYEKFIMGMLTNFGSMGLDRIHNTLKMFCVADPPYDKTLQQLQSFLSGLVSEEKLELRDGMYVLKK; from the exons ATGGCAGCGACAGAGAAGGAACCCACGTCCGTAGTCTGTAATCTAGGGATTCTGGACACTCTCAGAGACGATTCGATCCAAGAGATCGTTGAGAGCTATAGCGGCTTCTGTGCCACCACCGAAGCCCTTCTCAAAGGCGCCGGAGACCTCTCCGTGGGCCCCGACTTCGTCGCTCACGTCCACAGCCTCTGTAAGCATGGCCTCCACTCTCTGGTCCGAGACCACTTTCTTCGGGCACTTGAG GAAACTTTCGAGAAGAATGGAGCATCCAAGTTTTGGCGGCATTTTGATGCTTATAGCAATGTTGCTATTCTGTCAAAAAATAAACACCCT ATATGCGAGGGTGAAGTCCGGCAAGTATTGTGCATAGCTCTGGAAGAGATAGCTTTAGAAAAGCAATACCAGGAGAAGTGCTTGCTGATGCTGGTTCACGCTTTGCAGTCCTACAACGATCAGATATCAGAGGGAAGGCACCCTTCCAATTCCGAGAGAGATCATCTCTTCTCTACATATCAATTACTTGTGTCTTCGGTGCTAATGGCTAGAATTCCTCGGCATTTTAATG AGATACTCCACTGCTATTTTAAGGGAAGCTTGGAGGAGTTAAGTACAATCATGGCAGGAGAAATTGATGATGAAAATGAATCTCAAGAAAAAGACGACATGTATTTAGATGAAAAAAGCAAAATATCTTACCGGACTGGTAGGATGGAGATTGATGAAAGCTGTCCCCAAGTCAGGTTCTCAGAGAACAATAAATTGGTGAAGAACATTGGGAAGGTTGTTCGTGATCTTAGAAGTCTTGGATTTACATCTATGACTGAGGATGCCTATGCTTCTGCTATCTTTCTACTTCTAAAGGTGAGCATGTGCTCCATTTCTGCT GCTAAAGTACATAATCTAGCTGGCGATGATTACAGAAGTTCCGTCTTGGAGTCCATTAAAGGGTGGATACAG GCTGTGCCTCTCCAGTTCTTGCGTGCACTGCTTGCTTATCTTGGTGATTCTGTTAGTTATGAAAGTCCTTCATCTGGCCTAAAATCACCTTTGGCTTCACGTCCTTCATCTTGCTATCCTGGAATTGATACTCCTTCTGAAGGACTCGTTAGATGGCAATTGCGGCTTGAATATTTTGCTTATGAGACATTGCAAGATTTAAGAATAGCCAAGCTTTTTGAGATAATTGTGGATTATCCTGACAG CTCTCCTGCTattgaagatttaaaacaaTGTCTtgaatatactggacaacattCTAAGCTTGTTGAATCGTTTATCTCAGCACTAAGATATCGCTTGCTAACTGCTGGTGCCTCAACCAATGATATATTGCATCAATATGTTTCATCCATTAAAGCACTACGGACAATAGACCCAGCAGGTGTTTTTCTCGAAGCAGTTGGTGAACCTATAAGAGATTATTTAAGGGGAAGGAAAGATACCATAAAATGTATTGTGACAATGCTTACTGATGGGAGTGGTGGAAATCCAAATGTATCTGGAAACACTGGGGATAGCCTTCTTGAAGAATTAAATAGAGATGAAGAAAGTCAAGAAAATAGTGGTGTTGATGATGATTTCATCACCGATGACAAGCAAGCATGGATTGATGCTGCACG CTGGGAGCCTGATCCTGTAGAAGCTGACCCGTTGAAAGGTAGTAGGAACCGGAGGAAGGTTGACATACTTGGGATGATTGTTGGCATAATTGGTTCAAAGGACCAACTAGTCAATGAATACCGTGTTATGCTGGCAGAAAAGCTTCTGAACAAATCTGATTATGACATTGACTCAGAGATACGCACTTTAGAACTCCTCAAG ATTCATTTTGGAGAGAGCAGCATGCAGAAATGTGAAATAATGCTCAACGACCTGATAGATTCAAAGAGgacaaacacaaatataaaagcAACTATTACTCAGCCATCTCAAACAG GGGTTGAGCTGGGGGATAATGCAGTGTCCATGGATCTTCTTGATGCTACAATCATATCCTCAAATTTCTGGCCCCCAATCCAG CTGGAGTTGCAATTCGAAGATAGGGCAGTGCAGTTCACTGTGGCTCCTATACATGCAGCGATTATTATGCAATTTCAAGAGCAAACGAG TTGGACCTCTCAAAATCTGGCAGCTGCTATTGGGATACCTGTAGATGTACTCAATCGAAGGATAAATTTTTGGATAAACAAG GGAATCCTTGCAGAATCACTTGGGGCAGAGTCTAGTGACCATGTATTTACCCTGATGGAAGGGATGGTTGAAACTGGTAAGAATGGTGGAGATAGTGGGAGTTGTGAGGAGCTTCTAGTAGGTGATGAGGAGGGAGAGAGATCTGTGGCCTCTGCTGAGGATCAAATACGCAAGGAAATGACTGTGTATGAG AAATTTATCATGGGGATGCTCACAAATTTTGGAAGCATGGGACTAGATCGCATTCATAATACTCTCAAG ATGTTTTGTGTAGCTGATCCCCCATATGATAAAACATTACAACAGCTTCAGAGCTTCTTATCTGGTCTAGTTTCTGAAGAGAAGTTGGAACTAAGAGATGGAATGTATGTTCTGAAGAAATAA